Part of the Mangifera indica cultivar Alphonso chromosome 4, CATAS_Mindica_2.1, whole genome shotgun sequence genome, CATTGCAAGCCATATAATTTAGAGTAAACTAGTTTCAGTACTAGAGAAAATGTTGGGAGGCAATAGTGGCAATCCTGTTCTTCCAGTTTTCCTGGATGAGAATCGTTTTCAGTATCAGACAAATGAATCGAATCAACTGCAGTTATTTGGAAATTGTGGGTTCTCTTCTCATATAATTGAGTTATTCAATTTATCATTCTCTCTTTGATGAAATCCTTCTGATATGTATTTACAATGCTTTGCATACAACAGTGTGTTCCTTTGTATTTGTCAACTGTAGTCATTGGAAATTTACAATGCTTGGTTGGTCCTAGGTTGCATTTCTTTCCCCTGACATGCTGTTTTAACATATTCTGTTTTGGATTACTTTGTCAGATTTTTGCTTGATTAGAGTATTGAGTGCAGTCctgtttctctttctttttcgtCATACTTCTTATTGCTAATGTTCTTGTCTCAGTACCGGTTGGGTATAACATCAATCCAGTAAATTATGTTGGAAATGAGCATATTACTCATATGCTTCGGCCCAATAAACGAGGCAGGGAAATGGAAGATTTCTCTAGGCAGCAGAAGTTGCAGATATCCTTGAATTCAAACATCTGCCAAGATGAAGCTGATCGTTCTGCAAGTATTCCGAAGCCAAACCCTGTATCAACAGGGTTAAAGCTAtcatatgatgatgatgaacgTAACTCATCTGTAACTTCTGCAAGTGGTAGTTTGAATGCTGCACCACGAATCATCTTGTCTCTTGGTGACAATATTAGGACTGAGCTTGATCGTCAGAATGAAGAATTTGACCAGTATATCAAAATTCAGGTACATATTCTCTCTTCGAGAGGATCCAAATGCATCTTCCTAACTTCCCATTATGTTGCCTTAATATTTTCTGGGTAAACTTAGTATGATATCTTTGATTGGATTACACTATATTAGAAATAGGATGCTTTAGTTTATAATAGGCAGAATCCAACCCATATTCATTCTTCATAGGATGTTAAACTCAGTAATGAACCAGTCAGAGCTTTGATCTTTGGAATGACTTCTTGTTGTAGTTTGCGCCTTGGCATTAATGTTTAATGCACATTTCAAGCAGGAAGAAAACTTAGCCAAGGGGGTTAGGGACTTGAAGCAGAGACACGTGGCTTCATTCCTTTCAGCTATAGAGAAAAGTGTGGGTAAGAAACTGCAAGAGAAAGACTTAGAGATAGAAAGCATGAATCGCAAGAATAGGGAACTGATCGAGAAAATAAAGCAGGTGGCTTCAGAAGCCCAAAATTGGCACTACAGAGCCAAGTACAATGAGTCTGTTATTAATTTACTAAAGAACAACCTGCAGCAGGCAATTTCACAGGGAGCTGACCAAGGGAAGGAAGGATTCGGAGACAATGAAGCTGATGATGCCACATCATACATTGATCCAAACAACTATCTAAGCATTCCCCGTGGATCTTCAAAATCAGGTTCCGGGAATCAGCACATGACTTGCAGAGCCTGCAAGACAAGGGAAGTCTCTATTTTGTTGTTGCCCTGTAGGCACCTTTGTTTATGTAAAGATTG contains:
- the LOC123213874 gene encoding E3 ubiquitin-protein ligase BOI-like, with translation MLGGNSGNPVLPVFLDENRFQYQTNESNQLQLFGNLPVGYNINPVNYVGNEHITHMLRPNKRGREMEDFSRQQKLQISLNSNICQDEADRSASIPKPNPVSTGLKLSYDDDERNSSVTSASGSLNAAPRIILSLGDNIRTELDRQNEEFDQYIKIQEENLAKGVRDLKQRHVASFLSAIEKSVGKKLQEKDLEIESMNRKNRELIEKIKQVASEAQNWHYRAKYNESVINLLKNNLQQAISQGADQGKEGFGDNEADDATSYIDPNNYLSIPRGSSKSGSGNQHMTCRACKTREVSILLLPCRHLCLCKDCDGLVNVCPICQFVKNASVPVYLS